The window GGTCACGGGGCCGGTGGTCATGTCCTCCTATTTGAACCCATGGCGGGGAGAGGAGATGACAGATATGCACCGAAGCTGCTTCGTATGCCAGTATATGATGGGTTATTCAGAAAATGTGGCGAATAATTTGGGGGACTATGATTTTCAGAGCTTGCGCTCGGCGTCGTCGGCCAACTCTTCCATCCGCTTGCCGATACGGCCGGCGTCGGAGAACTCGTCCTCGCTCATCACCTTCGCGAGGGCGTTCCCGAGGACGAACACGGCGTGTTTGTGCTCCGATTTGGACTTGTGGACGTCGTTCGGGGTCACGTCCAGCCCCTTGTACTCCTCGAAGACGCTGGAGTCGACATCGTCCATCCCGTCGAACGTCTCCATGATGGAGACCATCTGTTCGTGGAGCTCCAGCAGTTCGTCCTTGTGCATGGAAGCGTGTTGCCGGTACGCCGACATAACAGTTGCGCGGGGGGAGATACCACGGGCTGCTGGCCTCGGAGTGCGGAGAGAACCGCTCGGCGCCGCGGGCGCCCTCAGAAGACGTACTCGTCCTCGTGGCCCATCATCCCGTCGTCCTCGAAGCCGGCGTCCTCGTCCTCCATCGGGCCACTCGTCTTGTACGCACGGATTCCGGTCGACAGGAGGTCCTCGATGGCCTCCTCACGGTTGACGAACTCGCCCCGTTCGACGAGCTGGGCGATCTGCATCTCCAGGTGTTCAGGAACGGTGATTTGTACCTTCGGCATCTGATTACGTGGAGATTCGGCAGACGGGGATTTAAACTTGGCGGGGGAGATACCGAATCCGACAATCCCGGGTCGCGGAGCGCGAACTTTCGCTTGTCCTTGGCGTGGATGTTTTGTCGTTAGCGAAGGAACTGCGGCGCGGCTGATAGGTCGGGGGCCGATGAACTGGTCGCCGCGGGTCGAACGTCAGGCATACGGATGCTCGCCCCGGACACGGCCCATGAGCGATATCGTCGACGTGACCGACCTCTACCACGAGTTCGGCGAGGAGCGGCTCCCGCCGGGGCAGCGCGAGACGAGCGCGTTCCCGGTGCTGTCCAAATCCGGCACGCCGTCGGTGGCTGAGCCCGATGTCGAGGTCTGGGGGGCCGTCGAGGAGCCGACGACCTTCTCGTTCGACGAGTTCCACGACCTGCCCAGCGAGACGCAGCGACAGGACTTCCACTGTGTCACGGGCTGGTCGAAGTTCGACTGCGAGTTCACCGGCGTCACCTTCCCGACGCTCGCCGAGGCCGTCGGTGTCACCGACGACGCGGTGCACGTCATGTTCCACGCCGCCGACGGCTACACGACCGACCTCCCGCTCGAGGCCTGCATGCGCCGGGAGACGATGCTGGCATGGGGCTTCGACGGCGAGCCCCTGTCGGCGGACCACGGCGGCCCGCTCCGCGTGGTGACACCGCACCGCTATGCCTACAAGGGGGCCAAGTGGGTGACTGGCGTCGAGTTCCTGACCGAACCCGAGCGCGGCTACTGGGAGCAGCGTGGGTACTCGGTCACGGCGGATCCGTGGGCGGAAGAGCGGTACGCGTAGCGCCGTCCCGACATGGGCGGCTGCCGGCCACCGCGCCGCACTCTCCCCGAGACATAAATCCATCACGCGAGTACGGGCGCGCATGCCCATCGATGCCGACGAGTGGGACGAGGGACGGACGGACCAGGGTGGCGAGGGGGGCCACGTCAAGGAGAAACTGCTGGAGTACCTCGAACTGAACGACACCCGCGCGTACACGGCCGACGAACTGGCGAAGGTGTACGCCCGCGAGGTTGCTGGCGACGCCGTCGCCGGGGAGGACCCCGAGGGAATCAGCCCCGACGCCCCCGATGACGGCGGCATGTTCGAGCGGTTCCTGAGCCGTGTCAACCGAACGGTCTTCCGGCGCTCAGGGAACATCCGAGAGGCGCTGGAGGAACTCGAGGCCGAGGGGCGCGTCGAGAGCAAGACCATCGAGACCGCGGAAGGCCGCCGGACCTACTACCGGGTCCGCCAGGACTGACGGCTCCGGGCGACCCGCCCGCTGCGGGCCGCCTACAGCTCGACCTCGGTCGTCGGGTCGTCGAGTTCCCACAGCAACTCGGGGAGGAACGCCTCCAGGTTGTCGACGACGCGGCGCTCGCTCACGTCGAGCCCCTCGCAGTGTTCGTGGGCGCTGTCCCGGATGGAGACGTGGATGTCACCGTCCTCGACCTGGACCTCAAGGGGGAACACGGAACATCGCGCGGGCTTCCACTCGTGTTCGGCGTGGAGCGCACAGAGCCCGTCATCGCGCAGGAAGTAGCAGGCGGCGCCGTCCTCCGGGTCGACGTGCTCGTCGCGGTCCTTCTGTTCGCGGCGGACGAAGTCCCGGCCATGTGCCTGGGTGACCGGGTCGTTGATCGACTCGCGCGCGGCGAGTTCCAGCAGGTCCTTCTCGTACAGCAGGACGCCGTGCTGACAGCACCAGGTACAGTCGTCGACACACTCGAACGTCAGCGAGGGGTCGAACTCCACGACGACCTCCTTCCCGTCGTGGACCGTCGTCCGGAACGGTGGCTCGGGGCGGCCCTCGCTCCCGCTTCGGGTCCCGGTTTCGGCGTCCGAGGCATCGCTCACGTCCGCCTCCTCGGGGACTGACGGGCAAAGGCGTTCCGTCCGGCCGGCGTCCGACCGAGGGTTGAAACCGGAAGCCGCGGGCAGGACCGCCGATGGAGGCGTTCTCCGACATCGCGACGGCCGCGTACTGTCCCCGGCAGCTCTACTACCGACGCAGGCATTCCGACCACGGGGTTCCGGAGTCGGCGGCCGAGCGCCGGGCGCTGGCGTTCCGGTACGACGAGTTGCTCGACCCGGCCCACGACCTGCGAGGGGAACCGGTCGATGTGACGCCCACGCAGTTCCGGGCGCGGCTCTCGGCCGCGAAGGAGCGACTCGACGCGTGGGGTGCGCTGGTCGACCCCGCGGGGCGGGAGGTGCTGCTTGAGGGGAAGGACGCCCGGGGTATCGCGCACAAGGTCCTCGACGGGTCGGCGCTCGCGTCTGCGCCGACCGTCTCGGTCATCAGCGCCGGCGAGCCGCCCGAGCGGGGCGTCTGGGAACCCGACTCCGTCCGCGCGGTGGCGGCCGCGAAGGCGCTCGCGTGGGAGCGCGAGACGGCGGTCGACCACGCCTTCGTCGAATACCCGGCGCATGGTGTGATCCGCCACATCTCCCTCGGGACCCGGCGCACGGCCGCGTACCGCCACGCGCTCCGGGTCGCGCGGTCGATGGACGGGCCGCCGCCCCGACTCGAGAACGACGACCGCTGTGCGCCCTGCGAGTACCGAACTGAATGCGGGACCCGGACACGGACGCTCCGGTCGCTGCTGGGTGGGGACTAAGGAAGCGCTTCCGTCGGTCCGAACGGGTCAGTGCTCGGCCAGCCACTGCTCGATGGCGTCGATACGGTTCCCGCGCCGGTGGATGGTCCCGGTCGTCACGTCGACGACGGTGCTCCCGCCGCCCGGCGTCCGCCCGCCGTCGACGACGAACGCCCGGTCACGGATGGACGATGCTATCTCGTCGACGTTTCGAGCGCTCCCCTCGCCACTCAGGTTGGCACTCGTCGCCGTGACCGGACGGTCGGCAGCCTCGGCCAGCCGTCGCGCGACCGCGTGGTCGGGCACGCGAAGACCGACCCGCTCGCCGCCCGCGACGAGCACGTCCGGGACGCGGTCGGTCCGCTCGGCGACGACGGTGACCGGCCCGGGGAGGAACCGGTCGCAGAAGGCCCGTTCGCGCTCGCCGAGTCGGACGTACGGCGCCGCGGCCGGGAGGTCGGGGACGGCCATCGAGAGCGGCTTGTCACGCGACCGGCCCTTGGCCTCGAAGACCCGTTCGACCGCGGCCGCGTCGGTCGCGTCGGCGCCGAGCCCGTACACGGTCTCGGTCGGGTAGACGACCAGCCCGCCCGAAC of the Haloglomus salinum genome contains:
- a CDS encoding UPF0058 family protein, translated to MHKDELLELHEQMVSIMETFDGMDDVDSSVFEEYKGLDVTPNDVHKSKSEHKHAVFVLGNALAKVMSEDEFSDAGRIGKRMEELADDAERKL
- a CDS encoding ribbon-helix-helix domain-containing protein — its product is MPKVQITVPEHLEMQIAQLVERGEFVNREEAIEDLLSTGIRAYKTSGPMEDEDAGFEDDGMMGHEDEYVF
- a CDS encoding sulfite oxidase-like oxidoreductase, whose translation is MSDIVDVTDLYHEFGEERLPPGQRETSAFPVLSKSGTPSVAEPDVEVWGAVEEPTTFSFDEFHDLPSETQRQDFHCVTGWSKFDCEFTGVTFPTLAEAVGVTDDAVHVMFHAADGYTTDLPLEACMRRETMLAWGFDGEPLSADHGGPLRVVTPHRYAYKGAKWVTGVEFLTEPERGYWEQRGYSVTADPWAEERYA
- a CDS encoding YkgJ family cysteine cluster protein; this translates as MEFDPSLTFECVDDCTWCCQHGVLLYEKDLLELAARESINDPVTQAHGRDFVRREQKDRDEHVDPEDGAACYFLRDDGLCALHAEHEWKPARCSVFPLEVQVEDGDIHVSIRDSAHEHCEGLDVSERRVVDNLEAFLPELLWELDDPTTEVEL
- a CDS encoding CRISPR-associated protein Cas4, whose product is MEAFSDIATAAYCPRQLYYRRRHSDHGVPESAAERRALAFRYDELLDPAHDLRGEPVDVTPTQFRARLSAAKERLDAWGALVDPAGREVLLEGKDARGIAHKVLDGSALASAPTVSVISAGEPPERGVWEPDSVRAVAAAKALAWERETAVDHAFVEYPAHGVIRHISLGTRRTAAYRHALRVARSMDGPPPRLENDDRCAPCEYRTECGTRTRTLRSLLGGD
- a CDS encoding L-threonylcarbamoyladenylate synthase, coding for MSTGSVSDDTIEDAADRIGSGGLVVYPTETVYGLGADATDAAAVERVFEAKGRSRDKPLSMAVPDLPAAAPYVRLGERERAFCDRFLPGPVTVVAERTDRVPDVLVAGGERVGLRVPDHAVARRLAEAADRPVTATSANLSGEGSARNVDEIASSIRDRAFVVDGGRTPGGGSTVVDVTTGTIHRRGNRIDAIEQWLAEH